CTCTTGTTTATCGTACTCAGCGCCTTTTTGACGGGGTCGTCATCCGAAAGCCTTGAAAGGTGCATCTGAGAGAGTGCAAGGATCGGTGTCAGGGCGTTGTTAAAATCGTGAGCGATACCTCCGGCAAGTTTTCCGATTACTTCCATCCGCTGAGCATGCCGGAGCTGTTCTTCGGCTTTGAGCCTATCGGTCATATCAGAACCGATACTGGCTGTGCCGAATACATTACCGCCGGAATCCTTCAGAGTAGTGTTCGTCCAGGAAATATTCCTTCTCTTGTTTTCCTTCGTGATAATTACATTTTCATGGTGTATCGGAATAGTCCCGGACTTTATGTTGTCTCTGAACTCTGTTCTTCTCATTTCCCGTTCATCTTCAGGAACGAAGATATCGAACCAGTTCTTGCCGAGCAGTTCTGCTTTATCATGCCCTGTAAGTTCGGAGACAAAATCGTTGCAAAAGACTATTTTCCCTTCAAGGTCAAGCAGTACAGCGATCATTTTCAGGTTTTCAAGTAGTTCGCGGAATCTTCTTTCCGTCTCGAGGAGGGCTTCTTCAGCTTTTTTGTGTTCGGTTATGTCTCTTATAATTCCTTGATATCTCAGCACCTTACCGTCGGATGACGGGCGGATGGTTGAAGATAGCAGGCAGTCGATGGACGTGCCGTCTCTCCGCTTCAGTTTAAGTTCGTAATCAAGGACGTAACCGTTTCTCTCAAGCTCTCTGACAAAATCCTCCCGGTCTTCCGGATGCAGATAGATATCACGGGCGTTTATCTTCATTATTTCATCGCGTGTGTACCCGAAGAGATCAAGTCCTGATTGGTTTATTTCTATAAAGTATCCATCGGGACCGGTGATGTATATTACATCTCTCGAATCTTCGAAGATCGCTCTGTACCGTCTTTCGCTCTCTTTCAGTGCGATCTCGGTTCGTTTGCGGTCTGTAACATCCCTCGCAAACGCTTGAAAACCCTTAAGTTTTCCATTTTTTATTATCGGTTGAACGTTCTGGCCTAACCAAATTTCTGAGCCGTCGCCCCTTACCGCGGGAAATTCGAAGTAGGTATTCGGGGTTACTTCCTTCATCTGAGCTTTGTAAAAATCCTCGGCTTTTTTCTTATAATCTTTCCTTATTAGTTCGAGATAATTTATTCCTTTTAATTCTTCTTCAGAACGCCTCATGATCTTCACCGCGGTAGGATTGAAAAATGTTATATTCCCTTTCTTGTCGGTGTTGTAGATCAGATCATTGGCGTGGTCGATGATATGCCTGAAGTGTTCCTCCTGCTCTTTTACTTCCTTGTCCTTCTTGAGCCTGCTCTTTATATCCGAATGAAGCTGCTTGTTTGCGGCTTTGAGTTCTTTTGTCGCCTGCAAGACTTTATTCTCAAGAGTCCGGTTGAGCGTTCGAATTTCATCTTCAATCTGTTTTCGTTCAGTGACGTCTCTTGCTATTCCGAGCACAAGCCTTTTCCCCTCGATCTTCACGGGGTATGTTCTGACTTCTAAGTCTATACTTGTGTTATCCGAGCGAATAAAAGTAAATACATCAGGGCCGGTAGGCTTCCCTCTCATATTTTGAATCAGAAGTTTAGCGGCTTTAAGAATATCCGACTTTGAAAGGAGACTGAGGCTGAGGAAGCTTTTTCCTATCAGTTCTTCTCGCTTATACCCCGTTAGCTTCTCCGCCATCCGGTTTCCGTCGACAAATCTTCCCTTAAGGTCATACAAATAATATGCATCGGGAGCCAATTCGAATATCGCCTCAAGACGCTCATCCTGAATGTCGGAGATACTGAATTCTTCTTCCGCATCCTGCTCAACGGCTGAATCACCGACAAATTCGTTCCGGAGAGCCTCGATCACTTCCTCCAACTCAGCCCTGGTTCTTTCAATATCAGTCATTCCGCTGCCTCGCTGGAAAAATCCCGATAGTGTTTATATATGTGAACGTTTTTATCATGCATAATATGATAACCAATTACTGTTGCTGTCCAATTCACAATGCTGCATAATTCCGGAATGAAAAATCAATAATGCTGAATATATCAAATATTATAGAGATTTGAAAGAAGAAATATTAAGAAGTGTTCACTCTCAAATATCAGGGGTATTCCCGGAATATTTATCTTATTAGATG
This genomic stretch from Candidatus Neomarinimicrobiota bacterium harbors:
- a CDS encoding PAS domain S-box protein; translated protein: MTDIERTRAELEEVIEALRNEFVGDSAVEQDAEEEFSISDIQDERLEAIFELAPDAYYLYDLKGRFVDGNRMAEKLTGYKREELIGKSFLSLSLLSKSDILKAAKLLIQNMRGKPTGPDVFTFIRSDNTSIDLEVRTYPVKIEGKRLVLGIARDVTERKQIEDEIRTLNRTLENKVLQATKELKAANKQLHSDIKSRLKKDKEVKEQEEHFRHIIDHANDLIYNTDKKGNITFFNPTAVKIMRRSEEELKGINYLELIRKDYKKKAEDFYKAQMKEVTPNTYFEFPAVRGDGSEIWLGQNVQPIIKNGKLKGFQAFARDVTDRKRTEIALKESERRYRAIFEDSRDVIYITGPDGYFIEINQSGLDLFGYTRDEIMKINARDIYLHPEDREDFVRELERNGYVLDYELKLKRRDGTSIDCLLSSTIRPSSDGKVLRYQGIIRDITEHKKAEEALLETERRFRELLENLKMIAVLLDLEGKIVFCNDFVSELTGHDKAELLGKNWFDIFVPEDEREMRRTEFRDNIKSGTIPIHHENVIITKENKRRNISWTNTTLKDSGGNVFGTASIGSDMTDRLKAEEQLRHAQRMEVIGKLAGGIAHDFNNALTPILALSQMHLSRLSDDDPVKKALSTINKSATRATKLTSRLMAFGRKQVLEPHVLNINTTLMSIGDLLQRSVGDDVRLKIKPGAGLWNVKADPIQMEQVLLNLAINAKDALGSSGQVTINTENYTLNRSSSKYSLDLDPGEYVLISVIDDGPGIEDEIKQYIFEPFFTTKEMGQGTGLGLSVAYGIIKQHDGEIICESQVGSGTTFKIFLPRVDKPVEEVKHEAVQEDLRGEETILLVEDDDEVREVLREILKDIGYLVIEAADDKQATKISKKFNNEIHLLLTDLILPGLNGRELSEKLAEKRSDMKVLFISGYSEDVIAKHGILDEGLSFLQKPFTASLLSKKVREVLDG